A single region of the Idiomarinaceae bacterium HL-53 genome encodes:
- a CDS encoding FHA domain-containing protein — protein sequence MPMIMCAAGKHFYNPDIHDQCPSCKEDGVQADDIPSTSDFAAKTSVMSTPSSGTDATPKTTALNEPETAKTTVKRDVSQDMSPKTAMPPAKTPPPKSAEKVEPIISSTDFDDSESMPRIDSGSSLKTRVVMSKHESAGSAKSSSVTQADEFFPVVGWLVVVKGKGLGHDFRLIQGENRIGRGEEMEVCLDFGLDSDDTVSRDAHAIVVFDNNANEFFIERGNSRNLPMLNGATIRRDQNLNHGDVIQLGSTELRFISFCNQEFQW from the coding sequence ATGCCAATGATTATGTGTGCTGCAGGCAAGCACTTTTATAACCCCGATATTCACGATCAGTGCCCATCATGTAAAGAAGATGGTGTGCAGGCAGATGATATCCCTAGTACGTCTGATTTTGCTGCGAAAACTAGTGTCATGTCGACACCTTCTTCAGGAACTGATGCGACGCCGAAAACAACGGCTCTGAACGAACCAGAAACTGCAAAGACAACGGTAAAAAGAGACGTATCACAAGACATGTCGCCTAAGACTGCCATGCCGCCTGCAAAAACTCCTCCACCAAAGAGTGCCGAGAAAGTGGAACCGATCATTAGTTCCACTGATTTTGATGATTCAGAATCTATGCCGAGAATCGATAGTGGCTCAAGTCTGAAGACGCGAGTCGTGATGAGTAAACATGAAAGTGCGGGTTCTGCCAAGAGTTCAAGTGTTACTCAGGCGGATGAATTCTTCCCTGTGGTAGGTTGGCTTGTCGTCGTGAAAGGGAAGGGTTTAGGGCACGATTTTAGACTAATTCAAGGAGAGAACAGAATCGGTCGTGGCGAAGAAATGGAAGTTTGCTTAGATTTTGGTCTCGACAGCGATGATACCGTAAGCCGCGACGCGCATGCGATTGTGGTTTTTGACAACAATGCGAATGAGTTTTTCATTGAACGTGGCAATAGCCGTAATTTACCAATGCTTAATGGTGCGACCATCAGACGAGATCAGAATCTAAATCATGGGGATGTAATTCAGCTAGGAAGCACAGAATTACGTTTCATTTCTTTTTGTAATCAAGAGTTTCAGTGGTAA
- a CDS encoding parallel beta-helix repeat (two copies), with protein sequence MDSSRIDALSEGTILHAYKIKRELGSGAFGITYLAEHGLLHTQHVIKEYLPESALRDRATSTVTPKSHQEEDLFNWGMSSFFNEARILNQLSHPNIVKVSDLFEANGTAYFVMPYLKGITLHQWIKDHPNPNQQQLEQLFVPILEGLKYIHERNLLHRDIKPENIYITENGNPVLIDFGAARLAIGNKSKALTQVLTPHFAPWEQYRSKGDFTPALDLYSLAGCIYQAITQKLPEEAPNRLEDDPQPRLAGSQHEGRFSKAFLTAVDTAMSVWAKDRYQNAFDFQKALLGQASENPAPSAPSSAPAAAVSNEQASAAVAHEHHNKSKTPIIVGGAGAAAALATAVWFFVLSPSTPDEPDLQTVGSETVVTSEQESDPDTLAEDVVEVDQAWLDAQSADTISAYETYLNACENCQHEEEAQNRLAELEQIEADRIAAEATAREAEAEQRRRQAQRNEDNQLWNQSTDANTVDSYRDYLTQCQLCENRSDAQSRIQSIQAAVQTAEQRAAAEEARRAAVQRDDVLWASLDGNESGYQRYLANCEACERQQEAQTAINEIVVRREARDADESLWQAALAQNDEAGWQNYLDNCTTCSEEADAESKLLEIEQNREAIAAEESLWIDTLEQDTVMAYQDYLASCQVCSDQNEAERRLLQLNARDSGLTVGANGSDFTSIQEAIDFALPGTEIRVAAGTYSESVRIEKDVKVIGAGQRGDAKLHVDEQDAIYLIGTDGGIENFSIRSRSGTQLSYAIFVDGGSPQILNNEIQSNSASVIAVNNGATPLVEGNIIRGSRQSGIVIYNQSAGVYRNNEIHDNTEFGIRLETDTNPSFSGNKIFANKQGGVIIIDSGSGEFEGNEIYDNEIANVIVTAGANPTFTGNTIRRSKSNGIFIFAGGSGRFDDNDILENVDFGVRIENDINPTFSNNRITANERGGVLILDNAQGQFSGNTIAENLSAGVLVTASGNPVFENNVVHKNEQHGIHIFDQGRGQYVNNRITENPLYGIVIRNGGAPVIERNQVEQNREGIGFLNDAGGTLRDNDIRDNQVYGLVIRGNSNPEVTENRIQSNQQGGVAVLDSGKGVFRSNLIVSNGFAGFLVTTGGTPTVVNNEISQSSESGLFIRDNAGGEYRDNDIHDNGFSGIAVRSGADPVIANNRIYMNREGIRIYDAGKGTFENNEITGNMNQAWDISDDSSPVRR encoded by the coding sequence ATGGATTCTAGCCGTATTGATGCACTCTCAGAAGGTACGATTCTTCATGCTTATAAGATAAAGCGTGAGCTTGGCTCGGGTGCTTTTGGTATTACCTACCTTGCTGAACATGGCCTATTGCACACCCAGCATGTTATTAAAGAGTACCTACCGGAAAGTGCCTTGCGCGATCGCGCAACCAGTACGGTTACACCGAAAAGTCATCAGGAAGAGGACCTTTTCAATTGGGGGATGAGTAGCTTCTTTAACGAAGCTCGTATTCTGAACCAACTGAGTCACCCAAATATCGTGAAAGTAAGCGACCTATTCGAAGCGAATGGCACGGCTTACTTTGTAATGCCCTACTTAAAGGGCATTACACTTCACCAATGGATAAAAGATCATCCAAACCCAAATCAGCAGCAACTTGAACAACTCTTCGTACCGATCCTCGAGGGGTTAAAATACATCCATGAGCGGAATTTGCTGCATCGAGATATAAAGCCCGAAAATATATACATTACAGAAAACGGAAATCCGGTGCTTATCGACTTTGGCGCAGCGCGTTTAGCCATTGGGAATAAAAGTAAAGCACTCACGCAAGTACTCACACCACATTTTGCACCTTGGGAACAATATCGTTCCAAAGGTGATTTCACACCAGCACTTGATTTATACAGTCTTGCTGGCTGTATTTACCAAGCCATCACGCAAAAATTGCCTGAGGAAGCGCCAAACCGTCTAGAGGACGACCCGCAACCAAGACTTGCGGGAAGTCAGCATGAAGGTCGATTCTCAAAAGCATTCTTGACCGCAGTTGACACTGCGATGAGTGTGTGGGCTAAAGATCGTTACCAAAACGCTTTCGATTTTCAAAAGGCATTACTTGGGCAAGCAAGTGAAAACCCAGCTCCTAGCGCTCCTTCGAGCGCTCCCGCTGCGGCCGTATCGAATGAACAAGCCTCAGCGGCGGTCGCACACGAACATCATAACAAGAGTAAAACACCTATTATTGTGGGCGGAGCCGGAGCGGCGGCAGCACTTGCCACTGCGGTCTGGTTCTTCGTGTTGAGTCCTAGCACGCCCGACGAGCCAGATCTTCAAACAGTGGGGAGTGAAACCGTTGTTACGAGTGAGCAGGAAAGCGATCCTGACACACTTGCCGAAGACGTGGTTGAAGTTGACCAGGCCTGGCTTGACGCTCAAAGTGCAGACACAATTTCGGCATATGAAACATACCTTAACGCTTGTGAAAATTGCCAGCATGAGGAAGAAGCTCAGAACCGTCTAGCTGAATTAGAGCAAATCGAAGCGGACCGTATTGCTGCAGAGGCGACTGCGAGGGAAGCGGAAGCTGAGCAAAGACGTAGGCAAGCGCAACGAAACGAAGATAACCAGCTTTGGAATCAATCTACTGACGCAAACACGGTCGATTCCTATCGCGATTATCTGACGCAATGTCAGCTTTGTGAAAATCGAAGCGACGCACAATCACGGATACAAAGTATACAAGCAGCAGTGCAGACGGCAGAGCAACGCGCTGCAGCCGAGGAAGCGCGTCGCGCCGCCGTGCAACGCGACGACGTGTTGTGGGCCTCGCTTGATGGCAATGAAAGCGGTTATCAACGTTATTTAGCGAATTGTGAAGCGTGCGAACGTCAACAAGAGGCACAAACCGCGATTAATGAGATCGTTGTACGGAGAGAGGCAAGAGATGCTGACGAGAGTTTGTGGCAAGCAGCGTTAGCCCAAAACGATGAAGCTGGCTGGCAAAATTATTTGGACAACTGTACGACCTGCTCAGAGGAAGCTGACGCAGAATCAAAATTGTTAGAAATTGAACAAAATAGAGAAGCCATTGCGGCCGAAGAAAGTCTCTGGATAGACACATTAGAACAGGACACAGTGATGGCATATCAAGACTATCTCGCGTCATGCCAAGTGTGTTCTGATCAAAACGAAGCCGAAAGACGATTATTGCAACTAAATGCACGTGACAGTGGTTTAACAGTGGGTGCGAATGGTTCGGATTTCACTTCAATTCAAGAAGCGATCGACTTTGCACTGCCCGGAACAGAAATACGTGTTGCTGCCGGAACCTATTCCGAATCAGTTCGTATAGAGAAAGATGTGAAGGTGATCGGGGCGGGCCAGCGAGGGGATGCGAAACTTCATGTAGACGAACAGGATGCGATTTATCTGATTGGCACCGATGGTGGAATTGAGAATTTTTCAATTCGTAGCCGCTCTGGAACTCAATTAAGCTATGCCATATTTGTTGATGGCGGCTCGCCACAGATTCTAAATAATGAAATACAGTCGAATTCAGCCTCCGTTATTGCTGTAAATAATGGGGCGACGCCTCTTGTTGAAGGGAACATAATTCGCGGTAGCCGACAGAGCGGTATCGTCATTTACAATCAGAGCGCCGGTGTCTATCGGAACAACGAAATTCATGACAATACTGAATTTGGTATTCGTCTTGAAACAGATACGAATCCGAGTTTCAGCGGAAACAAAATCTTTGCGAATAAGCAAGGCGGCGTCATTATCATTGACTCAGGATCAGGTGAATTTGAGGGCAATGAAATTTATGACAACGAAATTGCGAATGTCATCGTGACAGCGGGTGCAAACCCAACATTCACAGGAAATACCATTCGCAGGAGCAAGAGCAACGGTATTTTTATCTTCGCAGGAGGCAGCGGCCGCTTTGATGACAACGATATTTTGGAGAACGTCGATTTTGGTGTTCGTATTGAAAACGATATCAACCCGACCTTCAGCAACAACCGAATTACGGCGAACGAGCGAGGCGGTGTTTTAATTCTCGACAATGCCCAAGGACAATTTAGTGGTAATACCATAGCTGAAAATTTGAGTGCGGGTGTACTCGTTACGGCATCCGGCAATCCTGTTTTTGAGAACAATGTCGTTCATAAAAATGAGCAGCACGGTATTCATATTTTCGACCAAGGGCGGGGTCAATACGTGAATAATCGTATTACTGAAAACCCCCTGTACGGCATTGTGATTCGTAATGGTGGTGCGCCTGTCATTGAACGCAATCAAGTTGAACAAAATCGCGAGGGTATCGGCTTCTTAAATGATGCAGGTGGCACGTTGCGCGATAATGATATCCGGGATAACCAAGTCTATGGCCTTGTTATTCGCGGTAACTCAAACCCCGAAGTTACGGAAAATAGAATTCAGAGCAACCAACAAGGGGGCGTTGCGGTACTAGACAGCGGCAAAGGCGTGTTCCGGAGTAATCTAATTGTGAGTAATGGCTTTGCAGGATTTCTAGTAACCACCGGTGGAACGCCGACTGTTGTGAACAACGAAATTAGTCAAAGTTCAGAGAGTGGTCTGTTTATTAGAGACAATGCGGGCGGGGAATATCGAGATAACGATATTCATGATAATGGGTTCTCTGGTATTGCTGTGCGTAGCGGGGCAGATCCTGTGATCGCGAACAACCGAATCTATATGAATCGAGAAGGAATACGCATTTATGATGCAGGGAAGGGCACTTTTGAAAATAATGAAATTACTGGAAATATGAACCAAGCTTGGGATATCAGCGATGATTCGTCGCCAGTAAGAAGATAA